One Octopus sinensis unplaced genomic scaffold, ASM634580v1 Contig04023, whole genome shotgun sequence genomic window carries:
- the LOC115227503 gene encoding uncharacterized protein LOC115227503 yields the protein MAMDPLSRMLNSMFPKLEISREDPNMLTYSTNHFFFIDDLKIVALKEDVLVKMMEAVNGFFESVGLEMNSEKSASNVESLSCCETVDGINGYRYLGVLEDGGSNVLKNKVMDSILENVKKRITMLSKTNLNAVNLFRGINEYAFCDVFQNRFTIFR from the coding sequence ATGGCGATGGATCCCCTAAGCAGGATGCTTAACTCCATGTTTCCCAAACTCGAAATTAGTCGGGAAGATCCCAATATGTTGACATACTCCaccaatcatttcttctttattgaCGATCTGAAAATAGTTGCCCTCAAAGAAGATGTGTTAGTCAAAATGATGGAGGCTGTTAATGGATTTTTTGAAAGTGTCGGCCTAGAGATGAATTCCGAAAAATCAGCATCTAATGTGGAATCTTTATCATGCTGTGAGACTGTCGATGGAATCAACGGATATCGCTACTTGGGTGTACTTGAAGATGGCGGAAGTAATGTTCTCAAGAATAAAGTTATGGACTCCATATTGGAGAATGTCAAGAAGAGGATAACTATGTTGTCAAAAACAAACCTGAATGCTGTAAATTTGTTTCGTGGAATCAATGAatatgcattttgtgatgtttttcAAAACAGATTCACaattttcagatga